A segment of the Oncorhynchus clarkii lewisi isolate Uvic-CL-2024 chromosome 11, UVic_Ocla_1.0, whole genome shotgun sequence genome:
ttcatcattgtgtcaagagatatagtactaaaacacttgagcgtctctcttgatcctaggtcctggcagagttgtgcagattcaggacaactgagctttgaaggaatacgcagatttaaggaggagtccgaaatttgctttctaataatcataatcttttcctcaaagaagttcatgaatttatcactgctaaagtgaaagtcatcctctcttggggaatgctgctttttagttagctttgcgacagtatcaaaaaggaatttcggattgttcttattttcctcaattaagttagaaaaataggatgatcgagcagcagtaagggctcttcggtactgcacagtactgtctttccaagctagtcggaacacttccagtttggtgtggcgccatttccgttccaattttctggaagcttgcttcagagctcgggtattttctgtgtaccagggagctagtttcttatgagaaatattttttgtttttaggggtgcaactgcatctagggtattgcgcaaggttaaattgagttcctcagttaggtggttaactgatttttgtcctctggcgtccttgggtagacagagagaatctggaaggacatcaaggaatctttgtgctgtctgtgaatttatagtacgacttttgatgatccttggttggggtctgagcagattatttgttgcaattgcaaacgtaataaaatggtggtccgatagtccaggattatgaggaaaaacattaagatccacaacatttattacatgggacaaaactaggtccagcgtatgactgtgacagtgagtgggtccagagacatgttggacaaaacccactgagtggcagactccactaagctggcaggctggctaacagcttgctgcctggcctgcaccctatttcattgtggagctaggggagctAGAGCCCTGTCAAGCACATTTCATATCTTAAGTCTCTAATGTGATACATCTTGAACCTTTTCAAGTGGGCCAAAAACATCCCTTTACATTCATGGCCTGGCCACACTGTTCTCCACACACCATTCTAGAGAGGAGAAATACTTTCCACCACCTTCGTCCAGGGCTGTTAGATTAAGGGTCTGTATAGTTCAGTGTGTTAGATTAAGGGTCTGTATAGTTCAGTGTGTTAGATTAAGGGTCTGTATAGTTCAGTGTGTTAGATTAAGGGTCTGTATAGTTCAGTGTGTTAGATTAAGGGTCTGTGTAGTTCAGTGTGTTAGATTAAGGGTCTGTATAGTTCAGTGTGTTAGATTAAGGGTCTGTATAGTTCAGTGTGTTAGATTAAGGGGTTGTATAGTTCAGTGTGTTAGATTAAGGGTCTGTATAGTTCAGTGTGTTAGATTAAGGGTCTGTATAGTTCAGTGTGTTAGATTAAGGGTCTGTATAGTTCAGTGTGTTAGATTAAGGGTCTGTATAGTTCAGTGTGTTAGATTAAGGGAAAATATAGGGGTAACTGAGTGGGTGTGAAGACACATGGAAGGAATTGAATGGTTATATTACCATAAGGGGGACCTACGTGCTATCAGCTCcaggataagtgtgtgtgtgcttgcccgtgtcagtgtgtgtgtgtgtgtgtgtgtgtgtgtgtgtgtgtgtgtgtgtgtgtgtgtgtgtgtgtgtgtgtgtgtgtgtgtgtgtgtgtgtgtgtcgattcCCCCATGGAATTAGCTACAACAAAGATTTACTGCCGTGCTGCCTGGCGTGAAATGTGCAAGGCCTACTGTTATAGGATGGCCTATCCTGGTGCCTTGTTATCTGATAGGCTGGCCTACCCTGGTGCCTTGTTATCTGATAGGCTGGCCTACCCTGGTGCCTTGTTATCCTCATTATAATGGCTAAATGACCATATCATGAGTCTTTTAGCTTTTTGAGTTTCTCTACTCAGATCCAGAGTTGGATGTTTGAGATGAACAGGACCCATCCTCACCTGGTGGACATGTTCTCTATAGGGAGGTCATATGAAGGCAGGCCCCTCTATATACTTcaggtaggagacacacacacacacacacacacacacacacacacacacacacacacacacacacacacacacacacacacacacacacacgcacacacgcacacacacacacactatgctggTTAACTGACTGTTGTCCTGTCTTGTTAGCTAGGAAAGAGAACACGGTCCTATAAGAAGGCCGTGTGGATAGACTGTGGGGTCCACGCCAGAGAGTGGATCGGACCAGCCTTCTGTCAGTGGTTTGTCAAAGAGGTAAGTTCCTTTCGTCTGCCTTGACAAGTCCTTGAGGGAAGCAGTGTCTGCTCTGCTGTTTTTACCTTGCTTTCTAATATGAGACTGACCAGCAGGACTGTGGTCCTGGAGGCTGGGAGCTGTGCACCTCTTGAAACAAGTTCAGACACAGGACAAACCATTCCCTAAGGGAgaggaatggtaaaaaaaaacGAATCTCAATATTAGGGAATATTTTTGATTATTTTTGTTACTTACTGCAGGCAACATTGTAAATCACAGTGTTTTAACCTTTTTAAacctgtgttcctctgtagtcaAATGAGTCCATAAGTGAGTAGTTTCACAATACAAAGTATCTAAACAACACTTTGGTTGTTGAACGTCTCCAAAATAATAGCTGGGAAAgcagctgctgtctgtctgtatctggtgCTGTCTGTATCTGGTGCTCTCTGTATCTGGTGCTGTCTGTATCTGGCGCTGTCTGTATCTGGTGCTGtctgctgctgtctgtctctggtgcTGTCTGTATCTGGTGCTGTCTGTCTttggtgctgtctgtctctggtcctgtctgtatctgctgctgtctgtctctggtgctgtctgtctctggtgcTGTCTGTATTTGGTGatgtctgtctctggtcctgtatGTCTCTGCTGCTGtctgctgctgtctgtctctggtgctgtctgtctctggtgctgtctgtctctggtgctgtatgtctctggtgctgtctgtctctgctgctgtgtctggtgctgtctgtctctggtgctgtctgtctctgctgctgtctgtctctggtgcCGTCTGTCTCTGGTGCTGtctgctgctgtctgtctctggtgctgtctgctgctgtctgtctctggtgcTGTCTATCTCTGGTGCCGTCTGTCTCTGGTGCCGTCTGTCTCTGGTTACGTCTGTCTCTGGTGCCGTCTGTCTCTGGTGCCGTCTGTCTCTGGTGCCGTCTGTCTCTGGTTACGTCTGTCTCTGGTGCCGTCTGTCTCTGGTGCCGTCTGTCTCTGGTGCCGTCTGTCTCTGGTGCCGTCTGTCTCTGGTGCCGTCTGTCTCTGGTGCCGTCTGTCTCTGGTACTGTCTGTCTCTGGTGCCGTCTGTCTCTGGTGCCGTCTGTCTCTGGTGCCGTCTGTGTCTGGGGCTGTCTGTCTCTGGTGCTGAATCACTACTATATGCATCAGTCAAACTCTCTTGTCAACATAGTGAACATCTGTCAAATGTAATTGCACAATGTTGTAGACATTTCAGAGGGCCTGTTCAAGATTAAAACAATGTGAAACATTGTGTAACCTTTGGCTCTTGAACACACCCCGGACGTTCAGTTGCATCCAATCCCTACCAGCATGACTTATCAATATCCTCTGCAGTTCAGATAATTAGTGGAACTATCAtaactaccacacacacacacacacacacacacacacacacacacacacacacacacacacacatcccaacacacacatacacatttctGGCTGTACTCTGTTGTATCCTGTCTCTGTTTGGAACCGTTACAACCATTTCAACAGAGAGCAGGGAGAGTGAAGCGTCACACATGATTAGGTCAAATGGAATCCACCCAAACTAGCTTGAAATGCCAGACCTCTACTATAACATTGATAGACCATAGCATATCATGTCTAGCAGGGGGTTATGTAACTCCAGATGAGTGCGTACAAGGAGGGTATTGAGAGACATTGAGAGTTACTCTTATGATGGAGAAGACCAATGTGCTGTGGAGGTAAGGAGCGTTAATATCTAACTTTGGCCACTTGGGGGCAGAGCTCTGTCTCTCTACAAGTCTACAGAATCAGATTAACCTTGGCCTGAGCCTGATTACCGTGAAGGTACAGCATTACCTGACCAACAATCTGCTTTCTCCAATCCTCCACTGGAGCCTGAGTCAATTAACCCACTCCTGGGgtaacgtctgtctgtctgtagtagcCCTCTACCACAGTGACACTGTTCAGTCACAGGTGTGTCTTATCATTGGCTAATCCTCTGCCATTACCCCACTGGTCCCCTCAAACAATTATTGTAAAGACATACAATGGAGTATGACCACTCTTGGGATAGTTTGTGATTTTTATGTAtctgcgtccagtatgaaggaaggtAGCGGTCGTTTTTCTCCTAACCGACTTGTgcattgttatttttttacttatgggtggtcccaggaatcgaaCCCAATATGCTCTACCCACTGAGCTACAGGTGACCACTTACTGCCTACATTAGTAGTGATGTAGCTTATGGTTCATTGTGATCCTGTTACCTGTCATGGTATTATAAACCTGTTGTTGTTGTAGGCTCTGCATTCCTACCAGTATGACTCTGTGATGAGACGACTGATGAACCAGctcaacttctacatcatgccTGTCTTCAACGTTGACGGATATCACTTCAGCTGGACTACGGTAGCTACAAatacccctcactctctctctctctctgccctagCTAGCATTTGACACAACATATGTATTTAAGGAGACATGTTATTAATATCTTCATAGCTACTTCACTGTATGCACCGTATTTGGACAGACTATGGTTGCCAGTGGTAATTATTTTTGCCCCCAGGATCGTTTCTGGAGAAAAACCCGGTCCAAAAACGCTAAGTACCACTGCAGAGGTGTTGACGCCAACAGGAACTGGAAAGTCAAGTGGTGTGGTGAGTTTCTTTTTTAATCTATCCTGTATGGAGGCCCCAATAATGAAACTATTtgagacacagtgctgtgtgtgtgtgtctctcctctctctgtcctctggttTTCCTTCCCATACTGTTGGGAGATGTGTCTCCTGGCGCTCTGCCTGCTTAATTAGTGTAAGCTGTGGATTAAATGTTTGTGTGGTGATGACACCACCCGTTTGATATGATTTTGGTGGTGCTGGGCTGGGGGTGGTGGGGTCCTCTGGGGGGGTGGGCTGGTAATTCATCACTCAGGGAGGGAGGTTGGTTTCATGTGTGGTAATTGGAATCTGAAACGAGAAAGGGTAGATATTTACAGcaagaaaagagaaggagagaaagggtaATATAGGGTAATATAGAAAGAGCATGTGATACTAATTATCTCCAAGGTCTGTACAAGACAGAGGCTGGTGAGGCACATGTAGCAGTACAAGACAGAGGCACATGTAGCAGATATGGCAATAGGccctgagtttttcctgaccacggGATCTAACCAGGAAAACTCTGGGCCCTTAAGTCAAACCTGCTACAGTACATTGGATTATCCAGCTGCTGTAAATGCAAGCTAGAATACAGTAAAATATCCACTGCCTTgacctttaacctttaacctgaccaggaaaaagCTATCGCATGAAAAGAGGCCCAAATTATGAGAATAGGCAAATGGTTACTGAAGCATTTGTTTTTTTCTGGGAACCAATCATAGACTCTCAATGTTGGACGATACCAGGGGTCATTTTCTGTCTAATTTGAATCCGTTAATTAATTTAGGATATTGTTTATCATGCTGTTTGAACTATACATAGACATGGCTCATTCCCTGTTGAATTTGTATATGCAAATATGAATTAGATCCAGTGTTTTGAGGTGCTGCTTGTTGCTCACGGGCAAATCTCTTAGATCAGCTCAGTCTGTCAGCAGGTTACACCAAGTTGAGTTTCTGACATTTATTTTTGGATTACTCATTTACAGCATTCAAGGAGACATACTGTAGTTGGAGGGTTTTGTATATTTGTAGATAGAATACATGCATATTGCAAAgctatgagaaagagagagaggccatttTGTGAGTTATCATGTATAAAGCAATTGTTAGCAGGCAACAGTGTGACAGTTGGTCCCAAGAACATTTTGAATTGATAAAATGTCAACAGGCTGTGTGGAATAAAAATATGTCCTGGTGTGTTTCTGATGTTGTACCTCCCATTTACCATGAACAATTTTGTCATCTAGCAGACGGCAGACACTCTCACCCTGAGCAACTTACTTTACACCAAATGCACTGAAATAAGGAAGCTGAAACAGCCCCATTCCGACATTTTTGTGTATGGTATCCTCTGTAATTGTTGGTATATGTATCTGTTGCCTGGTGTAGAACATGTATGGATTTTAAATGGTCACATAAAATACAATCAAACCTAACCCGATACTAATATCCTATAAAACAATGTTTTGGGTATAATTCCAGTATAAACTTGTGTATCCTCTCTGTATGTACACCCCTTAATACTGTATGATCATACTAAGTAACAGTACCTTCCCCCTGCCAGAGGAGGGTGCATCCTCCCAGCCCTGTGATGACACGTACTGCGGACCCTTCCCCGAGTCCGAGCCGGAGGTCAAGGCGGTTGCCAAGTTTCTGCGGAAGCACAAGAAGCGTGTCAAGGCCTACATCTCCATCCACGCCTACGCCCAAATGTTGCTCTACCCCTACTCCTATAAATACGCCACCATCCCTAACTTTAACTGTGTGGTGAGAGACAGATCTGTGACCacaatcaatcaatgaatcaatgtTGTTGCAACACATATTGGAATTGAATAAATAATTGGAATGTAATGATTGTTTAACCCCCTCTTACAGGAGTCAGCTGCACACAATGCAGTGACTGCCCTGTACTCTGCCTATGGAGTGAGGTATAGATATGGACCTGCCTCCACCACCCTGTGTGAGTAAAACATACGCTCTACTTCCTGATAATTACCTTACTTCAGCAGAACACTGGAAAACACTCCGAAAACTTTGATCGCATAATATTAAGATCAAATTTTAGAATTCCTCCCATACACATGTTTACCTGTGGTAAAATCCCCTACTTGAATCCAAACTGTTTTATTTGATCTGACTCCAACAGATGTCAGCTCAGGCAGCTCCATGGACTGGGCATATAGGAACGGGATCCCTTATGCCTTTGCCTTTGAACTGCGGGACACAGGCTACTTTGGCTTCCTGTTACCTGAAGCTCTGATTAACCCCACCTGCACTGAGACCACGAGAGCAGTGAAGACCATCTCATCAGGCCTACTGAAGAagtgtgagacagggatgcatgAGCTGGACAGGGAGAGATATCCATATCTTTGAGATATACAGACAATTATCTCTGCATCTGCTAGCAAATATCTACGGGCGGTTGGTTATTGTGTCAAAAAGGATTATGCAagccttaaagggatagtttgggatTTTATCTACTTACCTAGAGTGAGATTAAAATGTTTATGTATCTTCATGCAGTTTTAAAgaagttgctaactagtgttagggCAATTGCTAACTTGTTTTAGCGCAATGACTAAGTCTATGGGAACAGCGTGCATGCTAGCTGTTcctatagacttccagtcattgcgctaatgctaattagcattggcTCTTGAAATGATCTCTAACATCCTTCATATTGGATGCAGATACATACACATCCCGAGCTATTCCTTTAATGTTTACCCAAGAGTGGTCACACTCCCTTTTATGTCTGTATGTTAGAGGCTATAATAGCGGTACTTGAAAATGACCTCAAACAATTATTTAGAGGTCAGATGACATAACTTCACCTTGAACTATAATAA
Coding sequences within it:
- the LOC139420621 gene encoding carboxypeptidase A6-like, which translates into the protein MAVNFRCAVQALVLLGCVIILSNVLCPVGAYLYNNRYAGDQVFRITPSNKEEVQALKKLLGNIKVDLWQPNSASLIRHNATVDVHVRRNDTRGLRTRLQKEHIDFKVYISNLQKEIEKQTGHRSSRKRRSESQYDYEVYHSLEEIQSWMFEMNRTHPHLVDMFSIGRSYEGRPLYILQLGKRTRSYKKAVWIDCGVHAREWIGPAFCQWFVKEALHSYQYDSVMRRLMNQLNFYIMPVFNVDGYHFSWTTDRFWRKTRSKNAKYHCRGVDANRNWKVKWCEEGASSQPCDDTYCGPFPESEPEVKAVAKFLRKHKKRVKAYISIHAYAQMLLYPYSYKYATIPNFNCVESAAHNAVTALYSAYGVRYRYGPASTTLYVSSGSSMDWAYRNGIPYAFAFELRDTGYFGFLLPEALINPTCTETTRAVKTISSGLLKKCETGMHELDRERYPYL